In Cupriavidus taiwanensis, the following are encoded in one genomic region:
- the ilvC gene encoding ketol-acid reductoisomerase — MKVFYDKDADLSLIKGKNVTIIGYGSQGHAHALNLKDSGVNVTVGLRKSGASWNKAVNAGLQVKEVADAVKNADVVMILLPDEQIADVYKNEVHANIKEGAALAFAHGFNVHYGAVIPRADLDVIMIAPKAPGHTVRATYTQGGGVPHLIAVHQNKSGAARDIALSYATANGGGRAGIIETNFREETETDLFGEQAVLCGGTVELIKAGFETLVEAGYAPEMAYFECLHELKLIVDLIYEGGIANMNYSISNNAEYGEYVTGPRVVTEETKKAMKQCLKDIQTGEYAKSFLLENKAGAPTLISRRRLNAEHEIEVVGEKLRAMMPWIAKNKMVDQSKN; from the coding sequence ATGAAAGTGTTTTACGACAAGGACGCCGACCTCTCCCTGATCAAGGGCAAGAACGTCACCATCATCGGCTATGGCTCGCAGGGCCATGCCCACGCGCTGAACCTGAAGGATTCGGGCGTCAACGTGACGGTCGGCCTGCGCAAGAGCGGCGCGTCGTGGAACAAGGCCGTCAACGCCGGCCTGCAGGTCAAGGAAGTGGCCGACGCCGTCAAGAACGCCGACGTGGTCATGATCCTGCTGCCGGACGAGCAGATCGCCGACGTGTACAAGAACGAAGTGCACGCCAACATCAAGGAAGGCGCCGCGCTGGCCTTCGCCCACGGCTTCAACGTGCACTACGGTGCAGTGATCCCGCGCGCCGACCTGGACGTGATCATGATCGCGCCGAAGGCCCCGGGCCACACCGTGCGCGCCACCTACACGCAAGGCGGCGGCGTGCCGCACCTGATCGCCGTGCACCAGAACAAGTCCGGCGCCGCCCGTGACATCGCGCTGTCGTACGCCACCGCCAACGGCGGCGGCCGTGCCGGCATCATCGAGACCAACTTCCGCGAAGAAACCGAAACCGACCTGTTCGGCGAGCAGGCCGTGCTGTGCGGCGGTACTGTCGAGCTGATCAAGGCCGGCTTCGAGACGCTGGTGGAAGCCGGCTACGCGCCGGAAATGGCCTACTTCGAGTGCCTGCACGAACTGAAGCTGATCGTCGACCTGATCTACGAAGGCGGCATCGCCAACATGAATTACTCGATCTCCAATAACGCCGAATATGGTGAATACGTCACCGGCCCGCGCGTGGTGACCGAGGAAACCAAGAAGGCGATGAAGCAGTGCCTGAAGGACATCCAGACCGGCGAATACGCCAAGAGCTTCCTGCTCGAGAACAAGGCCGGCGCCCCGACCCTGATCTCGCGCCGCCGCCTGAACGCCGAGCACGAGATCGAAGTGGTCGGCGAGAAGCTGCGCGCCATGATGCCGTGGATCGCCAAGAACAAGATGGTCGACCAGTCGAAGAACTAA
- a CDS encoding phosphatidylserine decarboxylase yields MNYPHPLIAREGWPFLAGAFVISLLVHASAGFWWALPLWIITVFVLQFFRDPPRPIPSQPNAVLAPADGRIVVVEKTMDPYANREALKISVFMNVFNVHSNRVSVDGAVEKVEYFPGKFVNADLDKASTENERNAVLIRRAADGQLVTLVQVAGLVARRILCYTKVGDNLSRGQRYGFIRFGSRVDVYLPLDARPRVTIGEKVSASSTILAELDVQ; encoded by the coding sequence ATGAACTATCCTCATCCGCTGATCGCCCGTGAAGGCTGGCCGTTCCTGGCCGGCGCCTTTGTCATCTCGCTGCTGGTGCACGCCAGCGCGGGCTTCTGGTGGGCGTTGCCGCTGTGGATCATCACGGTGTTCGTGCTGCAGTTCTTCCGCGATCCGCCGCGTCCGATCCCGTCGCAGCCCAATGCCGTGCTCGCGCCGGCCGACGGCCGCATCGTCGTGGTCGAGAAGACCATGGACCCGTACGCCAACCGCGAGGCGCTGAAGATCAGCGTCTTTATGAACGTCTTCAACGTGCACTCGAACCGGGTCTCGGTCGACGGCGCGGTGGAGAAGGTCGAATACTTCCCCGGCAAGTTCGTCAATGCCGACCTCGACAAGGCGTCGACCGAGAACGAACGCAACGCCGTGCTGATCCGCCGCGCGGCCGACGGCCAGCTGGTGACGCTGGTGCAGGTGGCCGGCCTGGTGGCGCGCCGCATCCTGTGCTACACCAAGGTCGGCGACAATCTCTCGCGCGGCCAGCGCTACGGCTTTATCCGCTTCGGCTCGCGCGTCGACGTGTACCTGCCGCTCGATGCGCGCCCGCGCGTGACCATCGGCGAGAAGGTGTCGGCCTCGTCGACCATCCTCGCCGAACTCGACGTGCAGTGA
- the pssA gene encoding CDP-diacylglycerol--serine O-phosphatidyltransferase encodes MVAFHRRNKRSNSGNVTHLRPFRHNQLRGADDDFDDEAADDHDIVYQRPRRRGIYLLPNAFTTAALFAGFFAIVQAMNMRFDAAAIAIFAAMVLDGMDGRVARITNTQSAFGEQYDSLSDMTSFGVAPALVMYEWILHDLGKWGWIAAFVYCTCAALRLARFNANIGVVDKRFFQGLPSPAAAALVAGFVWLVIDNKLPVKELWMPWVAFGITLYAGLSMVSNAPFYSGKALDVRYRVPFGMMVVVLVLFVVVSTDPPVALFGLFVAYAISGYVLWAWRALHGKPAIEKKPRE; translated from the coding sequence ATGGTTGCCTTCCATCGACGTAACAAGCGCAGCAACAGCGGCAACGTGACCCACCTGCGGCCGTTCCGCCACAACCAGCTGCGCGGCGCCGACGACGACTTCGACGACGAAGCCGCCGACGACCACGACATCGTCTACCAGCGCCCGCGCCGGCGCGGCATCTACCTGCTGCCCAACGCCTTCACCACCGCGGCGCTGTTCGCCGGTTTCTTCGCCATCGTGCAGGCGATGAACATGCGCTTCGACGCCGCCGCCATCGCCATCTTCGCGGCCATGGTGCTCGATGGCATGGACGGGCGCGTGGCGCGCATCACCAATACGCAGAGCGCGTTCGGCGAGCAGTATGACTCGCTGTCGGACATGACCTCGTTCGGCGTCGCGCCGGCGCTGGTGATGTACGAATGGATCCTGCATGACCTGGGCAAGTGGGGCTGGATTGCAGCCTTTGTCTACTGCACGTGCGCGGCGCTGCGGCTGGCGCGCTTCAACGCCAATATCGGCGTGGTCGACAAGCGCTTCTTCCAGGGGCTGCCCAGCCCGGCGGCCGCCGCGCTGGTGGCCGGCTTCGTCTGGCTGGTGATCGACAACAAGCTGCCGGTCAAGGAGCTGTGGATGCCGTGGGTGGCGTTCGGCATCACGCTGTACGCCGGGCTGTCGATGGTGTCCAACGCGCCGTTCTACAGCGGCAAGGCGCTCGACGTGCGTTACCGCGTGCCGTTCGGCATGATGGTGGTGGTCCTGGTGCTGTTCGTGGTGGTCTCGACCGATCCGCCGGTGGCGCTGTTCGGGCTGTTCGTGGCCTACGCGATTTCCGGCTATGTGCTGTGGGCCTGGCGGGCCCTGCACGGCAAGCCGGCGATCGAGAAGAAGCCGCGCGAGTAA
- the lysM gene encoding peptidoglycan-binding protein LysM, which translates to MGMFDFIKEAGEKLFGTGEAKAAQAAAAADASAEKVDAANRAAGDAIEAYIRKMGLDATGLMVQVDGSQGLVTVFGVAPDQATREKIILCAGNVEGVDKVEDKMSVNVESAESQWHTVVKGDTLWAIAQAAYGNGAEYNKIFEANKPMLSHPDKIYPGQKLRIPPKG; encoded by the coding sequence ATGGGCATGTTCGACTTCATCAAGGAAGCGGGAGAAAAGCTGTTCGGCACCGGCGAGGCCAAGGCCGCGCAGGCCGCGGCCGCGGCGGATGCATCGGCGGAGAAGGTCGATGCCGCCAATCGCGCCGCCGGCGACGCGATCGAGGCGTATATCAGGAAGATGGGGCTGGACGCGACCGGGCTGATGGTGCAGGTCGACGGCTCGCAGGGCCTGGTCACCGTGTTCGGCGTGGCGCCCGACCAGGCCACGCGCGAGAAGATCATCCTGTGCGCCGGCAATGTCGAGGGCGTCGACAAGGTCGAGGACAAGATGTCGGTCAACGTCGAGTCGGCCGAGTCGCAATGGCATACCGTGGTCAAGGGCGACACGCTGTGGGCGATCGCGCAGGCGGCCTACGGCAACGGCGCGGAATACAACAAGATCTTCGAGGCCAACAAGCCGATGCTGAGCCACCCGGACAAGATCTACCCGGGCCAGAAGCTGCGCATCCCGCCCAAGGGCTGA